A region of Candidatus Megaera polyxenophila DNA encodes the following proteins:
- a CDS encoding aspartyl/glutamyl-tRNA(Asn/Gln) amidotransferase subunit C gives MITEEELKKLQKLAKLSFSKDELDGFTKKLNSVMAMIDSLAEANCENIEPLRSVSDMYQRTREDEVTVGDIADQLFANVPAQNAAFAKEVKCFIVPKMVE, from the coding sequence ATGATTACAGAGGAAGAGCTAAAAAAATTACAAAAATTAGCAAAACTATCTTTTTCTAAAGATGAACTTGATGGTTTTACTAAAAAATTAAATAGTGTTATGGCAATGATAGATTCTCTTGCAGAAGCTAATTGCGAAAATATTGAACCTCTAAGATCTGTTTCTGATATGTATCAGAGAACTAGAGAGGATGAAGTTACTGTCGGTGATATTGCCGACCAGTTATTTGCAAATGTACCTGCACAAAATGCTGCATTTGCCAAAGAAGTAAAATGTTTTATAGTGCCAAAAATGGTTGAATAA